One window of Paenibacillus sp. FSL K6-3182 genomic DNA carries:
- a CDS encoding GNAT family N-acetyltransferase, whose product MLRPRSIWRGRNGMMSMIRIYEPRYDQAEVVRLIRNELIPLSHTVHQHDAQTIRELPKRFRRGVTFVASLSKKSPPVSFIHFEVMGEVLYLDMMVTHPDHRNRHWGRKLIAHSEAYGKTQNCKVARLFVDQVNGKAHQLYSKLGYYTVQYYPELRCYELLKPLTPL is encoded by the coding sequence ATGCTGCGTCCCAGATCCATTTGGCGCGGTAGAAATGGAATGATGAGCATGATTCGTATTTATGAGCCAAGGTATGATCAAGCCGAAGTGGTTCGCCTCATTCGCAATGAGCTTATTCCCTTATCCCATACGGTACACCAACATGATGCGCAAACGATTCGAGAGCTCCCAAAGCGTTTCCGTCGCGGTGTTACTTTTGTAGCATCCTTATCTAAAAAAAGCCCTCCAGTCTCCTTCATCCATTTTGAAGTGATGGGTGAGGTGCTTTATTTAGATATGATGGTCACGCATCCTGATCACCGGAATAGACACTGGGGCAGAAAATTAATAGCTCATAGCGAAGCTTACGGCAAAACGCAGAATTGCAAAGTTGCCAGGCTGTTTGTCGATCAGGTTAATGGTAAAGCACATCAACTCTATAGTAAGCTTGGTTACTATACCGTCCAATACTATCCTGAGCTGCGCTGCTACGAATTACTTAAACCGCTCACCCCGCTATGA
- the ilvB gene encoding biosynthetic-type acetolactate synthase large subunit, whose translation MITQGATLKSKEEMKERISKPEVISGSEILLRSLLLEGVDCVFGYPGGAVLYIYDAMHGNPDFNHLLTRHEQGAIHAADGYARASGKVGVCIATSGPGATNLVTGIATAYMDSVPLVVITGNVISSLIGSDAFQEADITGITMPITKHSYLVRDVEDLPRIIHEAFHIANTGRKGPVLIDIPKDISAAKTLFKPVTEVSIRGYNPTVTPNKNQVDKLIKAIEQAERPLILAGGGVVYSGGHEELFEFVTKTQIPITTTLLGLGAFPSGNDLFLGMPGMHGTYTANKSIQSADLLINIGARFDDRVTGKLAGFAPLAKIVHIDIDPAEIGKNVPTDIPIVGDVKTVLEIVNKLAKRADKADDWRAKLKASCEQYPFSYTDSDVELKPQWVVELIHETTNGDAIVTTDVGQHQMWAAQYYKFNKPRSWVTSGGLGTMGFGFPSAIGAQMANPDRVVVSINGDGGMQMCAQELAICAINNIPVKVVIINNQVLGMVRQWQELIYDNRYSHIDLSGSPDFVKLSEAYGVKGFRATNKEEARAAWEEALRHPGPAVVEFVVRKEENVYPMVAQGSTIDEMIMGDAE comes from the coding sequence ATGATAACGCAAGGTGCAACACTGAAGTCAAAAGAGGAAATGAAGGAAAGAATTTCGAAACCTGAGGTTATTTCTGGTTCGGAAATTTTGCTAAGAAGTCTATTGCTTGAGGGTGTAGATTGTGTGTTCGGCTATCCAGGTGGAGCAGTGTTGTACATTTATGACGCGATGCACGGAAACCCCGATTTCAATCATTTACTAACACGGCATGAGCAAGGCGCGATTCACGCGGCAGACGGTTACGCCCGCGCAAGCGGCAAAGTAGGCGTATGTATCGCTACATCAGGTCCTGGTGCAACAAACCTCGTGACGGGAATTGCAACTGCATATATGGATTCCGTACCACTAGTTGTTATTACTGGTAATGTCATCTCCAGCCTGATTGGCAGCGATGCATTCCAAGAAGCAGACATTACGGGAATCACAATGCCAATCACTAAACACAGCTACTTGGTTCGCGACGTTGAGGATTTGCCTCGTATTATTCACGAAGCATTCCATATTGCCAATACCGGGCGCAAAGGTCCAGTATTGATCGATATTCCGAAGGACATCTCAGCGGCTAAGACATTGTTCAAGCCAGTAACAGAAGTTAGCATCCGTGGTTACAATCCAACGGTCACGCCTAACAAGAATCAAGTGGATAAACTGATTAAGGCGATTGAGCAAGCGGAGCGCCCGCTTATACTAGCAGGCGGCGGAGTCGTTTACTCTGGCGGACATGAAGAGCTGTTCGAATTCGTTACTAAAACGCAAATACCAATTACAACAACATTGCTTGGTTTGGGAGCTTTCCCAAGCGGCAATGATTTATTCCTAGGCATGCCAGGCATGCATGGCACATATACGGCAAATAAATCGATTCAAAGCGCAGACTTGCTAATTAATATTGGCGCTCGTTTCGATGACCGCGTAACCGGCAAGCTTGCGGGCTTTGCTCCACTGGCGAAAATCGTACACATCGATATCGATCCAGCGGAAATCGGCAAAAACGTACCAACAGACATCCCGATTGTCGGCGATGTGAAGACTGTTCTTGAGATTGTAAATAAGCTCGCGAAACGCGCAGATAAAGCGGATGATTGGCGTGCGAAGCTCAAAGCTTCATGTGAGCAATATCCGTTCAGCTATACGGATTCTGACGTTGAGCTTAAGCCGCAGTGGGTTGTAGAGCTGATCCATGAGACAACGAATGGAGATGCGATTGTAACAACTGACGTTGGTCAACATCAAATGTGGGCTGCTCAGTATTACAAGTTCAACAAGCCTCGTTCATGGGTTACTTCCGGAGGGCTAGGCACAATGGGCTTCGGATTCCCTTCTGCTATCGGCGCTCAAATGGCGAATCCGGATCGCGTAGTCGTTTCCATTAATGGGGACGGCGGGATGCAAATGTGTGCGCAAGAGCTTGCGATTTGCGCAATTAACAACATTCCGGTTAAGGTAGTAATTATCAATAATCAGGTGCTCGGTATGGTAAGACAGTGGCAGGAGCTTATCTATGACAACCGCTACAGTCATATTGATCTCTCAGGCAGCCCAGACTTTGTGAAGCTGTCAGAAGCTTACGGAGTTAAAGGCTTCCGCGCAACGAACAAAGAAGAAGCGCGTGCCGCATGGGAAGAAGCATTACGCCATCCTGGTCCGGCTGTTGTTGAGTTCGTCGTTCGGAAAGAAGAGAACGTGTACCCAATGGTAGCGCAAGGAAGCACCATCGACGA
- the rplT gene encoding 50S ribosomal protein L20, translating into MARVKGGFVRTRRRKRILKLAKGYFGSKHRLFKTAKEQVGKSLMYAYRDRRNKKRDIRRLWIVRINAAARINGLSYNKFMHGLKLAGVEVNRKILADLAVNDMTSFNSLAGIAKEKINA; encoded by the coding sequence ATGGCAAGAGTTAAAGGCGGTTTTGTCCGCACTCGTCGTCGCAAAAGAATTCTAAAGCTAGCTAAAGGTTATTTCGGTTCGAAACATCGTCTGTTTAAAACAGCGAAGGAGCAAGTTGGTAAGTCCCTAATGTACGCTTACCGTGACCGTCGCAACAAAAAACGTGACATCCGCAGACTGTGGATCGTTCGTATTAACGCGGCAGCTCGTATTAACGGACTTTCGTACAACAAATTCATGCACGGCTTGAAACTTGCGGGCGTAGAAGTAAACCGCAAAATCCTTGCTGACCTTGCAGTTAACGATATGACTTCGTTCAACTCGCTTGCTGGCATTGCAAAAGAAAAAATTAACGCTTAG